A genomic stretch from Dehalococcoidales bacterium includes:
- the hisA gene encoding 1-(5-phosphoribosyl)-5-[(5-phosphoribosylamino)methylideneamino]imidazole-4-carboxamide isomerase, which yields MEIIPAIDIRRGKCVRLYQGNFEQETVFHNDPVEIAVKWQSMGAPRVHIIDLDGAVAGKPCNLDIITEIADTLMIPIQVGGGVRCLETIEQLLEAGVDRVILGTSAVEDPVLIREACRSSSESIIVCVDTKREYVAINAWQQDTELRAIELAKSMVELGVKRFIHTDITCDGTLTEPNFSSITRMVDAIKLPIIAAGGTSSLDQLKLLGRLGVEGTIVGKALYTGDIDLKQALDTISLPVKIC from the coding sequence TTGGAGATAATACCGGCAATAGACATCAGAAGGGGTAAATGCGTCCGGCTGTATCAGGGTAATTTTGAGCAGGAGACCGTGTTCCACAATGACCCGGTAGAAATAGCCGTGAAGTGGCAATCAATGGGAGCGCCGAGAGTACATATTATCGATCTCGACGGCGCCGTTGCCGGTAAACCCTGTAACCTGGACATTATTACCGAGATAGCCGATACCCTGATGATACCCATTCAGGTAGGTGGCGGCGTACGTTGCCTGGAAACAATAGAACAACTGCTTGAAGCCGGGGTAGACCGTGTTATACTGGGCACATCTGCCGTAGAAGACCCGGTACTAATCAGAGAAGCTTGCCGCAGTTCCAGCGAATCTATTATTGTTTGTGTCGACACCAAGAGAGAATATGTCGCAATAAATGCCTGGCAGCAGGACACCGAGCTAAGGGCGATAGAGCTTGCCAAATCAATGGTCGAACTGGGGGTGAAGCGCTTCATCCATACCGATATCACCTGCGATGGCACCCTCACCGAACCAAACTTCAGCAGCATTACACGGATGGTCGATGCTATTAAGCTGCCTATCATTGCCGCCGGCGGTACCTCATCGCTAGACCAGCTCAAACTGCTCGGTCGACTCGGCGTGGAGGGCACTATCGTCGGCAAGGCACTATACACCGGTGACATCGATCTGAAACAGGCGCTGGATACAATCAGCCTGCCGGTCAAAATCTGCTAG
- a CDS encoding NAD(P)/FAD-dependent oxidoreductase produces MAVIGGGPTGSHTAYKLAKRGYRVLVLEQKTRPGEGVCCTGVIGSECIRSFAVDGSVILGRVNSARVFSPSGKSLSLWLPETQAFIIDRAAFDAALANRAHQEGAEYLLNSRAVNIEIKDDAVNIEVIRHGEAFTLETQAVVIASGFASRLAEGMGMGRIKHFVLGAQAEVTTAGIAGVEVYFGSEVAPGFFAWLVPISPVKARLGLLSNRSPGFYLKRLVSTLLVQGKIASDDVEPNYGGVSLKPLARTYGERLLVVGTAAGQVKPTTGGGIYYGLLCADIAADNLHRAISSNDLSAGRLASYQQEWKKKLGREISTGYRVRKLYQHLSDGQVDRMFNTMADNGMVDLLLKADDVSFDWHSSGLLRMLGQVAISKAVELARAPFRQGV; encoded by the coding sequence GTGGCAGTTATCGGCGGGGGACCGACCGGGAGCCATACCGCGTATAAACTGGCCAAGAGAGGCTACCGGGTGCTGGTGCTGGAGCAGAAGACCAGGCCTGGAGAAGGGGTCTGCTGTACCGGTGTTATTGGTAGCGAATGTATCCGCTCCTTTGCCGTCGATGGCAGTGTCATTCTAGGCCGGGTGAACAGCGCCCGGGTATTCTCTCCTTCCGGTAAATCACTCAGCCTGTGGCTTCCAGAGACTCAGGCTTTTATCATAGACAGAGCCGCCTTCGATGCTGCCTTAGCCAACCGGGCTCATCAGGAGGGTGCCGAATATCTCCTCAATAGCAGGGCCGTTAATATTGAGATTAAAGATGACGCGGTTAATATCGAGGTGATCAGGCATGGGGAAGCGTTCACCCTTGAAACACAGGCAGTAGTTATCGCTTCAGGGTTTGCTTCTCGATTAGCCGAAGGGATGGGGATGGGGAGAATCAAACATTTCGTACTGGGTGCTCAAGCCGAGGTGACAACGGCCGGGATAGCCGGGGTAGAAGTCTACTTCGGTAGCGAAGTAGCTCCCGGATTTTTTGCCTGGCTGGTACCCATCTCGCCGGTTAAAGCCCGGCTGGGGCTGCTCTCAAACCGCAGCCCGGGATTTTATCTGAAGAGACTCGTGTCAACCCTGCTGGTTCAGGGGAAGATAGCCTCGGATGACGTCGAGCCAAACTATGGCGGGGTTTCGCTGAAGCCACTAGCCAGGACTTACGGCGAGCGGCTGCTGGTGGTAGGAACAGCAGCGGGGCAGGTAAAACCGACCACCGGGGGCGGTATCTACTATGGCCTGTTGTGTGCTGATATTGCGGCGGACAACCTGCACCGGGCGATATCGAGCAACGACCTGTCAGCCGGCAGGCTGGCTAGCTATCAGCAGGAGTGGAAAAAGAAACTGGGACGGGAAATAAGTACGGGTTACCGGGTGCGTAAATTGTATCAACACCTGAGCGACGGGCAGGTTGACAGAATGTTTAATACGATGGCAGACAACGGCATGGTCGACCTACTGCTGAAAGCCGACGACGTTTCTTTTGACTGGCACAGCAGCGGCTTATTAAGGATGCTGGGGCAGGTAGCAATATCCAAGGCTGTTGAACTAGCCAGGGCACCTTTTCGTCAGGGTGTTTGA
- a CDS encoding transcription elongation factor GreA — protein sequence MSAGNQRMTLREAATSFLVSLAPDEREASQQEVYKFIRFYGSERTFIELSAPDIGNYAERLSLSDTDYSRKLELVRAFLIYARKAGWSKINLAIHLKARKGKAPGQSVSSRRLPQTVALTEEGYAEMERALATFKSRRIEAIDEIRRAAADKDFRENAPLDAAKEQRSYLEGQIRELEETLKSAVIIDKKQETSLKIGIGNSIVLCDLASGAELCYVLVATKEVDPSRGKISTASPIGKAVMGRGQGEIVEVVAPAGKIRYEIKRIEH from the coding sequence GTGAGCGCTGGTAACCAGAGAATGACACTGAGGGAAGCAGCTACTTCCTTTTTGGTCAGTTTAGCACCGGACGAGAGGGAGGCGAGTCAGCAGGAGGTCTATAAGTTCATTCGCTTCTACGGTAGTGAACGCACTTTTATCGAGCTCTCTGCCCCCGATATAGGTAACTACGCCGAACGGTTATCGCTATCTGACACTGACTACTCTAGAAAGCTGGAGCTGGTACGGGCCTTCCTGATTTATGCCAGGAAGGCCGGCTGGAGCAAGATTAATCTGGCTATTCATCTTAAGGCCAGAAAGGGTAAGGCACCGGGCCAGTCTGTTTCCTCCCGGCGTCTGCCACAGACGGTTGCTCTAACTGAAGAAGGATATGCTGAAATGGAAAGAGCGCTGGCTACCTTCAAGAGCAGGCGAATCGAAGCTATCGATGAAATACGCCGGGCTGCCGCGGATAAGGACTTTCGTGAGAATGCGCCTTTGGATGCGGCTAAAGAACAGCGCAGTTATCTGGAGGGCCAGATCAGGGAGCTGGAAGAGACACTGAAGTCAGCAGTCATTATCGATAAGAAGCAGGAGACTTCTCTTAAAATAGGTATTGGCAACAGTATTGTTCTGTGCGACCTGGCTTCCGGCGCAGAGCTGTGCTATGTGCTGGTTGCTACCAAGGAGGTAGACCCGAGCCGGGGGAAGATCTCTACCGCTTCACCAATCGGTAAAGCGGTCATGGGACGGGGTCAGGGAGAGATAGTGGAGGTAGTAGCACCAGCCGGTAAGATACGCTACGAGATTAAACGAATCGAGCACTAA
- a CDS encoding DUF169 domain-containing protein produces the protein MPEQVDEQQGKAFCSASLKEVLELDGSPVAAAIMPEPPRDLKKWRRKATLCIMIQSARMGAAFCCSGADVICGGGEHLGIGRSHGQDIEGSLVDAEKLVASQDAALRRIAQVKRVTPDQGGYIAFAPLERANFRPQVVIFVGTPFQMSRILHLDAFETGEMDTVHGEPLCSGVIAAPITTGKIGISLLDMTCRAFGRYRAEEMAVGVPYSRLMRIVNSIALSSSGNARPDFLRRLLARIPASGKE, from the coding sequence ATGCCTGAACAGGTGGATGAACAGCAGGGGAAGGCGTTCTGTTCCGCCAGTTTGAAAGAGGTTCTGGAGCTTGACGGGAGCCCGGTTGCAGCGGCGATTATGCCGGAACCGCCCCGGGACCTCAAGAAGTGGCGGCGCAAAGCAACACTATGTATTATGATTCAAAGTGCCCGAATGGGTGCTGCTTTCTGTTGCTCGGGGGCCGATGTTATCTGTGGGGGTGGGGAACATCTGGGTATAGGCAGGTCCCACGGTCAGGATATCGAAGGCTCTCTGGTTGATGCTGAAAAGCTGGTTGCCTCGCAGGATGCTGCCCTTAGAAGAATTGCCCAGGTCAAGCGGGTGACTCCCGATCAGGGCGGGTATATTGCCTTTGCTCCTCTGGAGCGGGCTAACTTCAGACCGCAGGTCGTTATATTCGTGGGGACGCCATTCCAGATGAGCCGTATTCTACATCTCGACGCTTTTGAAACTGGTGAGATGGATACGGTACATGGAGAACCTCTCTGCTCCGGGGTTATCGCCGCACCAATCACAACCGGGAAAATAGGAATAAGCCTTCTGGATATGACCTGCCGGGCATTCGGGCGATACCGGGCCGAGGAAATGGCGGTCGGTGTCCCCTATTCGAGGCTGATGCGGATTGTGAATAGTATTGCGCTAAGCAGCTCCGGTAATGCCAGGCCGGATTTTCTGCGCAGGCTCCTGGCCAGAATCCCGGCCTCCGGCAAGGAGTAA
- a CDS encoding DUF5679 domain-containing protein, with the protein MQAYCVKCRKKVDIKGARAITMKNGRPATQGVCPACGTKVFRIGKA; encoded by the coding sequence ATGCAGGCGTATTGTGTTAAGTGCAGGAAGAAGGTTGATATCAAAGGCGCAAGGGCTATTACAATGAAGAACGGCCGCCCTGCTACTCAGGGTGTGTGCCCGGCATGTGGAACCAAGGTCTTCCGTATTGGTAAAGCTTAG
- the coaE gene encoding dephospho-CoA kinase (Dephospho-CoA kinase (CoaE) performs the final step in coenzyme A biosynthesis.), with the protein MMKTIGLTGGICSGKSTVARFLEELGAVVIDADKIGHELLESDTGVWHKVVDTFGRQVLTPDGSIDRRRLGELVFGNPELLLKLNQITHPRIYQMTKVRLEECRKRGVNVVILEAPLLPKAGWSSLIDEIWVTTASEAAVLRRLQERSGLSRAESLARIHSQVPARERIRCADVTIDTDCSLTELKTKVGELWQRIAKHGLTDKRLGVG; encoded by the coding sequence ATGATGAAGACTATTGGGCTTACCGGCGGTATCTGCAGCGGCAAGAGCACTGTGGCCCGGTTTCTGGAGGAACTGGGTGCGGTTGTCATAGATGCCGATAAGATAGGACATGAACTTCTTGAATCTGATACCGGAGTATGGCACAAAGTGGTCGATACCTTTGGCAGGCAGGTGCTCACCCCCGATGGCAGCATCGACCGCAGGAGATTGGGGGAGCTGGTATTCGGTAACCCCGAGTTACTGCTAAAGCTTAATCAGATAACGCATCCCCGTATTTATCAAATGACAAAGGTACGACTCGAGGAATGCCGGAAGAGGGGAGTCAATGTGGTCATACTGGAAGCCCCTCTTTTACCGAAGGCGGGTTGGTCCTCGTTGATAGATGAGATATGGGTTACTACTGCTTCCGAAGCCGCTGTGTTAAGACGCCTGCAGGAAAGGAGCGGGCTATCCAGGGCGGAGTCCCTGGCTAGAATCCACTCCCAGGTACCGGCGCGGGAGCGGATAAGGTGTGCCGATGTTACCATAGATACTGATTGCAGCCTGACAGAGCTAAAGACAAAGGTAGGGGAATTATGGCAGAGGATTGCCAAGCACGGTTTGACTGACAAAAGGTTAGGGGTCGGATAA
- a CDS encoding response regulator transcription factor yields the protein MAGKRVLVVDDDAKTVELVGLYLKRDGYRVFTAYDGVEALRLARESCPDLIVLDLMLPGIDGLQICRTLRAESDVPIIMLTARTTDRDKLTGLNLGADDYVTKPFSPRELSARVRAVLRRLPGERGPNEIKQGELILDFNRHEAFLSSKALSLTPVEFKLLSVLAKEPDRVFSRGQLIEKAMGYDFDGFDRTVDVHILNLRRKLKIKDNQSVRIKTVYGAGYKLSIGEK from the coding sequence ATGGCAGGAAAAAGGGTTCTGGTCGTTGACGATGATGCCAAAACGGTGGAGCTGGTCGGGCTTTATCTTAAGCGGGACGGTTATCGGGTCTTTACCGCTTATGATGGCGTAGAGGCCCTGCGTCTGGCCCGGGAGAGCTGCCCGGACCTGATCGTCCTGGACCTGATGCTGCCCGGTATTGACGGCCTCCAGATCTGCCGTACCCTGAGGGCTGAATCAGATGTACCGATTATAATGCTTACTGCCCGGACTACCGACCGGGACAAGCTAACCGGCTTGAACCTGGGTGCAGACGATTATGTGACCAAGCCTTTCAGTCCCAGAGAGTTGTCCGCCAGGGTACGGGCAGTGCTCAGGCGCCTCCCGGGAGAGCGCGGCCCCAACGAGATTAAGCAGGGCGAGCTTATCCTTGACTTCAATAGACACGAGGCATTCCTGTCAAGCAAGGCACTCAGCCTTACCCCGGTCGAATTCAAGCTCCTCAGCGTTCTCGCCAAGGAGCCGGACAGGGTTTTCAGCCGGGGACAGCTTATCGAGAAGGCCATGGGCTACGATTTTGATGGCTTCGACCGCACCGTTGACGTTCATATCCTCAATCTGCGCCGCAAGCTTAAAATAAAGGACAATCAATCCGTACGGATAAAGACAGTGTACGGGGCTGGCTACAAGCTTTCTATAGGAGAGAAGTGA
- a CDS encoding ATP-binding protein yields the protein MIHSLRFRLIIAFISVILVTIGSTSIFIYQRTLMEIGRLEEHTNQVLAGRMVFELSRYYYQWGGWEGIQPFVEQGSNLYGRRIILTDTGGTVVADSEGKLLGEQYHPDFPGRVISEPWAEDTLGVLYISPGSAADPISLMRLSAPIIQYTIWGGLIAAGIALAITFFLSRRISEPVKILTLAARQLGEGNLSQRVSVKDRGEIGELARAFNSMAGDLERDIQLRQNIVADVAHELRTPLSNLRGYLEAVRDGVIEPDSDTIRSLNEEAALLSRLVDDLQELSLAEAGELKLTRQAENVAELIKKTAAGIRAKAAEKGISLSTSLPDELPQVDIDSHRISQVLSNLLENAVAHTNKGGSITISASQYNDRVEVAVADTGEGIPASDLPNIFERFYRVDKSRTRATGGSGLGLTIAKRLVEAHGGKIEVRSEPGRGSRFAFTLPVAG from the coding sequence GTGATACACAGTCTGAGATTCCGTCTCATAATTGCCTTCATCTCGGTAATACTGGTAACTATTGGCTCAACATCCATCTTCATCTACCAGAGAACTCTGATGGAAATTGGTCGCCTTGAGGAGCATACGAATCAGGTTCTTGCCGGTAGGATGGTATTTGAGCTGTCCCGTTATTACTATCAGTGGGGAGGATGGGAAGGTATTCAGCCCTTTGTGGAACAGGGGAGTAACCTCTACGGCCGGCGGATTATACTGACCGACACTGGCGGAACAGTGGTCGCCGATTCGGAAGGGAAACTTCTGGGAGAGCAGTACCATCCCGACTTCCCGGGTAGAGTGATATCTGAACCATGGGCAGAAGACACCTTGGGTGTGTTATACATCAGTCCCGGTTCGGCGGCGGATCCTATCTCTCTGATGCGGCTCTCGGCGCCGATAATTCAATATACCATCTGGGGGGGCTTAATCGCCGCTGGCATTGCCCTGGCGATTACCTTTTTCCTATCGCGACGAATTTCAGAACCGGTTAAGATACTCACCCTAGCCGCCCGGCAGCTGGGCGAGGGTAACCTTTCTCAACGGGTAAGCGTTAAAGACAGAGGTGAGATTGGCGAACTGGCCCGGGCTTTCAATTCCATGGCCGGTGACCTGGAACGTGACATACAACTGCGACAGAATATCGTGGCCGACGTTGCCCACGAACTGAGGACTCCTCTTTCCAATCTAAGGGGTTACCTGGAAGCAGTTCGTGACGGGGTGATAGAGCCGGATTCGGACACAATTCGTTCCCTCAATGAAGAGGCCGCCCTGTTGTCACGACTGGTCGATGACCTTCAAGAGCTAAGCCTTGCTGAAGCGGGCGAGCTGAAGCTGACACGCCAGGCCGAAAATGTGGCGGAATTAATTAAAAAGACGGCGGCCGGGATCCGGGCCAAGGCAGCAGAAAAGGGGATATCACTATCCACCAGCCTGCCTGATGAACTGCCGCAGGTCGATATCGACTCGCACCGGATCAGCCAGGTCTTGTCCAACCTGCTGGAGAACGCAGTAGCCCACACTAATAAAGGGGGCAGTATCACGATTAGTGCCAGCCAGTATAATGACCGGGTAGAGGTTGCCGTAGCTGATACCGGCGAAGGCATCCCGGCCAGCGACCTGCCCAATATCTTTGAGCGTTTCTACCGGGTGGACAAGTCCCGCACCAGGGCTACCGGCGGCAGCGGCCTGGGGCTTACCATCGCCAAACGACTGGTTGAAGCCCACGGCGGTAAGATTGAGGTCCGGAGCGAACCGGGCCGGGGCAGCCGCTTTGCCTTTACCCTGCCCGTCGCCGGGTAG
- a CDS encoding HlyD family efflux transporter periplasmic adaptor subunit encodes MRKKWNKYKTRWIILIAAVSCAVAIPLAVNNSGSEAESIVEEQVFSVQRGDITNDISSAGNLSFLIEEDLAFDIAGTVEEVLVEVGDSVAEGQVLARLDSSEWEEELREKENNLLQAEINYKNAEIALDEAINPYTEEEIEEAEDELEQAESQLRYDLKHGSENEILQSQEKVYQAQKTLDEMEEGGDEDDIEIKEMQMRLAEAQLENALDEVEDALNASLEVIAPFGGFITQVNVSGGDEILKGTVAVEIADPTRFEAELLVSETDIYDIKLGGEASVQVDAMTLPDLPAEVTYISPTATISSGVVNYEVTVEVEALETIRQQQQESMQSRQEEMQQALSSGELPEQLQEAVEQGQMTREQAEEIVKQMQQMEEAGLEQMPTLIPEGLELKEGLNVTVSILIEGASDVLLVPNGAITYNRGEAYVQVVSSEGITEERSIQTGISDWQYTEVTDGLSEGEQVVVLQTAGENTSTTSQQGFQGGMMMMGDGGPPR; translated from the coding sequence ATGAGGAAGAAGTGGAACAAGTATAAGACGCGCTGGATAATATTGATTGCAGCGGTCTCCTGCGCTGTTGCCATTCCCCTCGCGGTAAACAATTCCGGCTCCGAAGCGGAATCGATAGTGGAGGAGCAGGTATTCAGCGTACAGCGCGGGGATATTACCAACGATATCTCCAGTGCGGGCAACTTATCATTCTTAATCGAGGAAGACCTTGCCTTCGATATAGCCGGTACGGTGGAAGAGGTCCTGGTGGAAGTGGGTGATTCCGTGGCAGAGGGACAGGTGCTGGCAAGACTGGACAGCTCGGAATGGGAAGAAGAACTAAGGGAAAAGGAGAATAACCTGCTTCAGGCGGAGATAAACTATAAGAATGCCGAGATAGCATTGGATGAGGCCATCAACCCGTACACCGAGGAAGAGATAGAGGAAGCCGAGGATGAATTGGAGCAAGCCGAATCACAGCTAAGGTATGACCTGAAGCACGGTTCCGAAAACGAGATTCTGCAGTCTCAGGAGAAGGTATACCAGGCGCAGAAGACACTGGATGAGATGGAAGAGGGAGGCGATGAGGACGATATCGAAATAAAGGAAATGCAGATGAGACTGGCCGAAGCCCAGCTGGAAAATGCGCTGGATGAGGTGGAAGACGCTCTCAATGCCAGCCTGGAAGTTATCGCTCCCTTCGGTGGATTCATCACCCAGGTTAATGTCTCCGGCGGTGATGAGATACTGAAGGGTACCGTGGCGGTAGAGATTGCCGACCCGACCAGATTCGAAGCCGAGCTTCTGGTCAGTGAGACTGACATATATGATATTAAACTGGGGGGAGAGGCTTCGGTACAGGTCGATGCTATGACGTTACCGGACCTGCCGGCCGAGGTAACCTATATCTCACCGACGGCCACCATTTCATCGGGGGTAGTCAACTACGAAGTAACGGTTGAAGTAGAGGCGCTGGAGACCATCCGCCAGCAGCAACAGGAGTCAATGCAGTCACGCCAGGAAGAAATGCAACAGGCGCTTTCTTCCGGTGAACTTCCCGAGCAGCTTCAAGAGGCTGTAGAACAGGGGCAGATGACCCGGGAGCAGGCCGAAGAAATAGTAAAGCAAATGCAGCAGATGGAGGAGGCAGGGTTGGAGCAAATGCCGACGCTGATACCGGAAGGCCTTGAGCTCAAGGAGGGTCTCAACGTCACCGTCAGTATCCTGATTGAAGGGGCAAGCGATGTGCTGCTGGTACCCAACGGAGCGATTACCTATAACCGTGGAGAAGCCTACGTTCAGGTAGTATCGTCAGAGGGTATTACTGAAGAGCGCTCAATACAGACCGGCATCAGCGACTGGCAGTATACCGAGGTAACCGATGGCTTGAGTGAGGGCGAGCAGGTGGTCGTACTCCAGACGGCGGGGGAGAATACCTCGACAACCTCACAACAAGGGTTCCAAGGCGGGATGATGATGATGGGAGATGGAGGACCGCCAAGATGA
- a CDS encoding ABC transporter ATP-binding protein yields the protein MIQLRDIAKVYPMGNRELEVLRGVNLHIKQGEMVAIMGPSGSGKTTMLNLIGCLDVPTRGSYYLENREVSCLSRGELAQVRANKIGFIFQSYNLLPQLSALANVELGMKYAGGIDSEKAMAALARVGLSDRANHKPSELSGGEQQRVSIARALVKNPPLILADEPTGNLDSHTSEEIMAILTALHNEQNNTLVMITHEADIAHYCQHIIHFKDGRIEWEEAV from the coding sequence ATGATTCAGCTACGGGATATCGCCAAGGTATATCCGATGGGAAACAGGGAGTTGGAGGTGCTTCGAGGGGTGAATCTGCACATCAAGCAGGGCGAGATGGTGGCGATTATGGGCCCCTCCGGCTCAGGCAAGACCACCATGCTCAACCTGATCGGCTGCCTGGATGTGCCGACCCGCGGTAGTTATTACCTGGAGAACAGAGAGGTCAGCTGCCTCAGCAGAGGGGAACTGGCGCAGGTCAGAGCCAACAAGATTGGCTTTATCTTCCAGTCCTATAACCTGCTGCCGCAACTTTCGGCGCTGGCCAACGTGGAACTGGGTATGAAGTATGCCGGCGGCATTGATTCCGAAAAGGCCATGGCGGCACTGGCCAGGGTGGGGCTTTCCGACCGTGCTAACCACAAACCCAGCGAGCTCTCCGGCGGCGAGCAGCAGAGGGTTTCCATTGCCCGTGCTCTGGTGAAAAACCCCCCTCTCATTCTCGCCGATGAGCCCACCGGCAATCTGGACAGCCACACCAGCGAAGAAATAATGGCCATCCTGACTGCACTGCACAATGAGCAGAACAACACCCTGGTTATGATTACCCATGAAGCTGACATCGCACATTACTGCCAGCATATCATTCATTTTAAAGACGGCCGGATAGAGTGGGAGGAGGCGGTATGA
- a CDS encoding ABC transporter permease: MKKWLEPLANAWEGARTHKLRSSLTILGIVIGVAAVIALMSIGRGVQAGILSNIESLGSNLITVSPAMSYERGGVMGASSVATLTLEDAAAISEQVSRVSAVAPYSSSNQQLVYGSENVNTQVIGVTPEYQAAYNLETAEGAFISEYNYESGAKVAVIGASVAEELFSGVDPVGQKVRMGTSIITVMGVLESQGSSMMGSTDDAVLIPLSTLQQTFSQQRTSTGEHIVGTIAITVSEQGQADYVVGEVTDLLRSRHRLASGEDDDFSIRSMEELVSTVTEISGTLTLFLGAIAAISLLVGGIGVMNIMLVSVVERTREIGIRKALGARERDIWSQFLTESAFLSFTGGLIGVAVGWGASKLISSVGIMGEMTTVVSADIVILALAVSVGIGLLFGFLPARRAAQLNPIEALRYE, translated from the coding sequence ATGAAAAAATGGCTCGAGCCTCTGGCTAATGCCTGGGAAGGAGCCAGGACGCATAAGCTCCGCAGTTCTCTCACTATCCTGGGCATCGTTATCGGTGTGGCTGCCGTAATTGCCCTGATGTCTATCGGCAGAGGAGTGCAGGCAGGGATCCTATCCAATATCGAATCTCTGGGTTCAAATCTGATTACCGTTTCACCCGCGATGAGCTACGAACGGGGAGGGGTCATGGGTGCCAGTAGCGTGGCTACCCTTACCTTGGAAGATGCGGCGGCCATATCGGAGCAAGTTTCCCGTGTTAGCGCTGTGGCACCCTATTCTTCATCGAACCAGCAGCTTGTCTACGGGAGTGAGAACGTGAATACCCAGGTCATCGGAGTAACCCCCGAATACCAGGCAGCATATAATCTGGAGACGGCAGAAGGGGCTTTCATCTCCGAGTACAATTACGAGAGCGGGGCTAAAGTAGCTGTTATCGGGGCCAGTGTAGCCGAGGAACTGTTCAGCGGGGTTGATCCCGTAGGGCAGAAGGTGAGGATGGGAACCAGTATCATCACCGTCATGGGTGTCCTGGAAAGCCAGGGCAGCTCGATGATGGGCTCAACCGATGATGCTGTCTTAATTCCGCTGAGTACTCTACAGCAGACCTTCAGCCAGCAGCGTACCAGCACCGGAGAGCATATCGTCGGTACCATAGCGATAACGGTCAGCGAGCAGGGGCAGGCGGACTATGTAGTTGGCGAAGTAACCGATTTACTTCGTTCCCGGCACCGGCTGGCTTCCGGAGAGGACGATGATTTCAGTATACGCTCGATGGAGGAACTGGTCAGTACCGTCACAGAGATATCCGGGACGCTGACCCTTTTTCTAGGTGCTATCGCCGCCATCTCACTGCTGGTAGGGGGTATCGGCGTGATGAACATCATGCTGGTCTCCGTAGTCGAGAGGACCCGGGAGATAGGTATCCGCAAAGCGCTGGGAGCCAGAGAGCGTGATATCTGGAGTCAATTCCTTACCGAGTCCGCATTCCTATCTTTTACCGGCGGTCTTATCGGGGTTGCTGTGGGGTGGGGGGCCTCAAAGCTTATCTCCAGTGTGGGAATAATGGGGGAGATGACAACGGTGGTATCTGCCGATATAGTTATCCTGGCCCTTGCCGTATCAGTCGGCATCGGTCTACTCTTCGGATTCTTACCGGCACGGCGTGCCGCTCAGCTTAATCCGATAGAGGCACTGAGATACGAATAG